From Fusobacterium mortiferum ATCC 9817, a single genomic window includes:
- a CDS encoding adenine nucleotide alpha hydrolase family protein gives MRRALVLFGNEIERGSLAESAAFLEKELGFKIYPLYVKDIAREKLMSATDGLMLAGRAPFISHGWEEIEQAEIQGIKEVLKEKNIDAELCVDIGDVAEVVTEHMKRCDLLVMGKNDILTEKEINILKGNYKSMLLIGERPLSSMENIVIGNDNGVKVNRSCNHFISLFPEIKRFSSFVINKEIEDNMLVDYLVGHEKEVIHEELTTNNYEDVLKRVDEADLFIMGNLSKSYFFEKIIGKNGIKLLEKGKAPIFIG, from the coding sequence ATGAGAAGAGCATTAGTTTTATTTGGAAATGAAATAGAAAGAGGAAGCTTAGCTGAAAGTGCAGCTTTCTTAGAGAAGGAACTAGGATTTAAAATATACCCTCTTTATGTAAAGGATATAGCTAGAGAGAAACTTATGTCAGCAACAGATGGACTTATGTTAGCTGGAAGAGCACCATTTATATCTCATGGTTGGGAAGAGATAGAGCAAGCAGAAATACAAGGGATAAAAGAAGTATTGAAAGAAAAAAATATAGATGCTGAATTGTGTGTTGATATAGGAGATGTAGCAGAAGTAGTAACTGAGCATATGAAAAGATGCGATTTATTAGTTATGGGAAAAAATGATATATTGACTGAAAAAGAGATAAATATATTAAAAGGAAATTATAAATCAATGTTGTTAATTGGTGAAAGACCATTGAGTTCAATGGAAAATATAGTTATTGGTAATGATAATGGAGTTAAAGTCAATAGAAGTTGCAATCATTTTATAAGTCTTTTCCCAGAAATTAAGAGATTTTCATCTTTTGTAATTAATAAAGAGATAGAAGATAATATGTTAGTAGATTATTTAGTAGGGCATGAAAAAGAGGTTATTCATGAAGAACTAACAACAAATAACTATGAAGATGTATTAAAGAGAGTAGATGAAGCGGATCTATTTATTATGGGAAATTTAAGTAAAAGCTATTTCTTTGAAAAAATTATAGGAAAAAATGGTATAAAATTATTAGAAAAAGGAAAGGCACCTATATTTATAGGATAA
- the pheT gene encoding phenylalanine--tRNA ligase subunit beta → MLISLDWLKQYVDIKEDIKELDNALTMIGQEVEAIDIQGKGLDNVVIGHIVEYGKHPNSDKLTLVKVNIGEEEPLQIVCGAPNHKLGDKVVVAKIGAVLPGDFKIKKSKIRDVESFGMLCSQVELGIGEDGDGIIILPEDAPIGVEYRKYAGLDDVIFELEITPNRPDCLSHIGIAREIAAYYGRKVKYPSVTYTEAIDPTTKVAKVNIDDKDRCKRYMGRVIRNVTVGESPEWLKKRIRAMGLKPINNVVDITNFVMFEYNQPMHAFDLDKVANGSIVVREAKMGEKITTLDGVERELTNGELVIADDEKAIAIAGIIGGIGTEITSETKNIFLEVAYFTPENIRKTGRRLGISTDSSYRNERGIDIEGIPDASERAMALIAEIANGEILDGAIDKYIEKPQKYEIPLSLEKLNKFIGKELSPDVVGKILSNLGLGIRTLSQDTLVVIPPTYRGDLTRTADIYEEIIRMYGFENIEPVMPIENIQAGKKAENIDLIDNTKEILREIGLQEVINYSFIPKNVVDILNIKERVIEIKNPLSEDMAILRPTLMWSVLSNIRDNINRNQFDLRFCEVSRVFSPAEELANEDLRVCIGLAGRPERTLWNPKPEAYDFYTIKGYVEKLMEYMGIARYKLERSTNSNFHPGRSAELRIGNDVIGIFGEIHPDVQEKMEIKRERVYIAEIDLTKCVKYMKNSNKYEKIVKYPEVTRDLAIVLSKDVLVGNMIESLKKVSPIIEKIDIFDVYEGDKIEANKKSVAISIVLRNKEKTLDEKEINSAIEKILATISKDYNGEIRQ, encoded by the coding sequence ATGTTAATTTCTTTAGACTGGCTAAAACAGTATGTAGATATAAAAGAGGATATAAAAGAGTTAGATAATGCCTTAACTATGATAGGTCAAGAAGTTGAAGCCATAGATATTCAAGGAAAAGGACTTGATAATGTAGTAATAGGGCATATAGTTGAGTATGGAAAACACCCTAACTCTGATAAGTTAACACTTGTAAAAGTAAATATAGGAGAGGAAGAGCCATTACAAATAGTATGTGGAGCTCCAAATCATAAATTAGGGGATAAAGTAGTAGTAGCTAAAATAGGAGCTGTACTTCCTGGAGATTTTAAAATTAAAAAGAGTAAAATAAGAGATGTAGAATCATTTGGAATGCTTTGTTCTCAAGTTGAGCTTGGAATAGGAGAGGATGGAGATGGAATAATAATCCTTCCAGAAGATGCTCCAATAGGTGTGGAATATAGAAAATATGCAGGTTTAGATGATGTAATATTTGAACTTGAAATCACTCCAAATAGACCTGATTGTCTTTCACATATAGGAATAGCAAGGGAGATAGCAGCTTATTATGGAAGAAAAGTAAAATACCCATCAGTTACTTATACTGAGGCTATTGATCCTACTACAAAAGTGGCAAAAGTAAATATAGATGATAAAGATAGATGTAAAAGATATATGGGAAGAGTAATAAGAAATGTTACTGTAGGAGAGTCTCCAGAGTGGTTAAAGAAGAGAATAAGAGCTATGGGATTAAAACCTATAAATAATGTAGTAGATATAACAAACTTTGTTATGTTTGAATATAATCAACCTATGCATGCTTTTGACTTAGATAAAGTAGCTAATGGAAGTATAGTTGTAAGAGAAGCTAAAATGGGAGAAAAAATTACTACTCTTGATGGAGTTGAAAGAGAGTTAACTAATGGAGAGTTAGTAATAGCAGATGATGAAAAAGCTATTGCAATAGCAGGAATAATTGGAGGAATAGGAACAGAAATAACTTCTGAAACAAAAAATATATTCTTGGAAGTAGCATATTTTACACCAGAAAATATTAGAAAAACAGGAAGAAGATTAGGAATTTCAACAGATTCTTCATATAGAAATGAAAGAGGAATAGACATAGAGGGAATTCCAGATGCAAGTGAAAGAGCTATGGCATTGATAGCTGAAATTGCTAATGGAGAGATATTAGATGGTGCAATAGATAAATATATTGAAAAACCACAAAAATATGAGATTCCATTGAGCTTAGAAAAATTAAATAAATTTATAGGAAAAGAACTTTCTCCAGATGTAGTAGGAAAGATTTTAAGTAATTTAGGATTAGGAATAAGAACACTATCGCAAGATACATTAGTTGTAATTCCACCTACATATAGAGGGGATTTAACAAGAACTGCTGATATCTATGAAGAGATAATAAGAATGTATGGTTTTGAAAATATAGAGCCAGTAATGCCAATAGAAAATATTCAAGCTGGTAAAAAAGCTGAGAATATAGATTTAATAGATAATACAAAAGAAATTTTAAGAGAGATTGGACTTCAAGAAGTTATCAACTACTCATTTATTCCTAAAAATGTAGTGGATATTTTAAATATAAAAGAGAGAGTAATAGAGATAAAAAATCCTTTAAGTGAAGATATGGCAATATTAAGACCAACACTTATGTGGAGTGTACTTTCAAACATAAGAGATAACATAAATAGAAACCAATTTGATTTAAGATTCTGTGAAGTATCGAGAGTATTTTCGCCAGCAGAAGAGTTAGCAAATGAAGATTTAAGAGTTTGTATAGGACTTGCTGGAAGACCAGAGAGAACACTATGGAATCCAAAACCAGAGGCTTATGATTTCTATACAATTAAAGGATATGTAGAAAAGCTTATGGAGTATATGGGAATAGCTAGATATAAATTAGAAAGAAGTACTAACTCTAATTTCCATCCTGGAAGAAGTGCAGAATTGAGAATAGGTAATGATGTAATTGGAATATTTGGAGAGATTCATCCAGATGTTCAAGAGAAGATGGAAATAAAGAGAGAGAGAGTATATATTGCAGAGATAGATTTAACTAAATGTGTAAAATATATGAAAAATTCTAATAAATATGAGAAAATAGTAAAATATCCAGAGGTTACTAGAGATTTAGCTATTGTTCTTTCTAAAGATGTACTTGTAGGTAATATGATAGAAAGCTTGAAAAAAGTGTCTCCTATAATAGAAAAGATAGATATATTTGATGTATATGAAGGAGATAAAATAGAAGCTAATAAGAAGTCTGTTGCTATAAGTATAGTTTTAAGAAATAAAGAAAAAACTTTAGATGAAAAAGAGATAAATAGTGCAATTGAGAAGATACTTGCAACTATCTCTAAAGATTATAATGGAGAGATAAGACAGTAG
- the rsxC gene encoding electron transport complex subunit RsxC, whose protein sequence is MKFFGFRGGVHPPENKVQTENMAVEELKAPKMLYVALLQHIGAPLDPLVAIGDKVLKGQKIADSQAFMSSPIHSPVSGTIKKIEEHVFPLMGRIKTIMIENDEQDTWAELPKIENWETADKKDLLAMIREKGIVGIGGASFPTHIKLNPPADAKIDTLLLNGAECEPYLNSDNRLMLEHPEKIINGIKIIKKILGVNTAIVGIEENKPEAIASMKKAAEGTGIEIAPLKTKYPQGGEKQLIKAVLDRQVPSGKLPSAVGVVVQNTGTAAAIYDGIVNGIPLIEKVVTVSGKAIANPKNVKVAIGTPFSYILDYCGVNREVVDKLVMGGPMMGMAQFSEEAPVIKGTSGLLALTKEETNPYKTRPCIGCGKCVEACPMGLEPLMFARLASFEQWEQLGQYNLMDCIECGSCAYICPANRPLTEAIKIGKSKLRAMKK, encoded by the coding sequence ATGAAATTTTTTGGTTTCAGAGGAGGAGTTCATCCGCCTGAAAATAAAGTTCAAACAGAAAATATGGCTGTTGAAGAATTAAAAGCACCAAAAATGTTGTATGTAGCACTATTACAACATATAGGAGCACCATTAGATCCACTTGTAGCAATTGGTGATAAGGTTTTAAAAGGACAAAAAATAGCTGATTCTCAAGCTTTTATGTCATCACCTATTCATTCCCCAGTAAGTGGAACAATCAAAAAGATAGAAGAGCATGTTTTTCCTTTAATGGGAAGAATAAAAACTATCATGATTGAAAATGATGAGCAAGATACTTGGGCAGAATTACCAAAAATAGAAAACTGGGAAACTGCTGATAAAAAAGATTTACTTGCTATGATAAGAGAGAAGGGTATAGTAGGAATAGGAGGAGCAAGTTTTCCTACTCATATCAAATTAAATCCTCCAGCAGATGCAAAAATTGATACATTATTATTAAATGGAGCAGAGTGTGAGCCTTATCTTAATTCAGATAACAGACTTATGTTAGAACATCCAGAAAAAATAATAAATGGTATAAAAATTATTAAGAAAATATTAGGAGTAAATACTGCTATAGTAGGAATAGAAGAAAATAAACCTGAAGCTATTGCTTCTATGAAAAAGGCAGCAGAAGGTACTGGTATTGAGATAGCACCGTTAAAAACAAAATATCCTCAAGGAGGAGAGAAACAACTTATAAAAGCTGTTTTAGACAGACAAGTTCCATCTGGAAAACTTCCATCAGCTGTAGGAGTTGTAGTACAAAATACAGGGACAGCAGCAGCTATCTATGATGGTATTGTAAATGGAATTCCACTAATTGAGAAAGTAGTTACAGTTTCTGGAAAAGCAATAGCTAATCCTAAAAATGTAAAAGTAGCAATAGGAACACCATTTTCATATATTTTAGACTATTGTGGAGTAAATAGAGAAGTTGTAGATAAACTAGTAATGGGAGGACCAATGATGGGAATGGCTCAATTCTCTGAAGAAGCTCCTGTTATTAAAGGAACATCTGGATTATTAGCTCTTACGAAAGAAGAAACTAACCCATATAAAACAAGACCTTGTATAGGTTGTGGAAAATGTGTAGAAGCATGTCCTATGGGATTAGAGCCACTTATGTTTGCAAGACTTGCATCATTTGAGCAATGGGAACAACTAGGACAATATAATTTAATGGATTGTATTGAGTGTGGTTCTTGTGCATATATTTGTCCTGCTAACAGACCATTAACAGAGGCTATAAAAATAGGAAAATCAAAATTAAGAGCAATGAAAAAGTAA
- the pheS gene encoding phenylalanine--tRNA ligase subunit alpha gives MKEKVAQLKETAGLNIEKAESLQELEEIRVKLLGKKGELTEISKGMKNLTPEERPVVGQLVNELREFINSALENKNSELKEKEKNKRLAEEVIDITLPGKRNVLGTTHPITETMNFMKEIFIEMGFDVADGPEVELVKYNFDALNIPDTHPSRDITDTFYINDDVVLRTQTSPVQVRYMLEHKPPFRMICPGKVYRPDYDISHTPMFHQMEGLMIGENISFANFKAILTESLKKMFGDTEVRFRPHFFPFTEPSAEVDIQCAVCKGKGCRMCKDSGWVEIMGCGMVDPEVLKAVGYDPDEVSGFAFGMGIERVAMLRRGINDLRAFFENDVRFLKQFK, from the coding sequence ATGAAAGAAAAGGTAGCACAGCTAAAAGAAACTGCTGGATTAAATATTGAAAAAGCAGAATCTTTACAAGAATTAGAAGAGATTAGAGTAAAATTACTTGGAAAAAAAGGGGAATTGACAGAGATTTCAAAAGGAATGAAAAATCTTACTCCTGAAGAAAGACCAGTTGTAGGTCAATTAGTTAATGAACTTAGAGAGTTTATCAATTCAGCACTAGAAAATAAAAATAGTGAATTAAAAGAAAAAGAAAAAAATAAAAGATTAGCTGAAGAGGTAATAGACATAACTCTTCCAGGAAAGAGAAATGTATTAGGAACTACTCATCCTATTACAGAGACAATGAATTTTATGAAAGAGATTTTTATAGAAATGGGATTTGATGTAGCTGATGGACCAGAGGTAGAGTTAGTAAAGTATAACTTTGATGCTTTAAATATACCAGATACTCATCCATCAAGAGATATTACAGATACATTCTATATAAATGATGATGTTGTTTTAAGAACTCAAACATCACCAGTACAAGTAAGATATATGTTAGAGCATAAACCACCATTTAGAATGATATGCCCAGGTAAAGTATATAGACCAGACTATGATATATCTCATACACCTATGTTCCATCAAATGGAAGGACTTATGATAGGAGAGAATATATCATTTGCAAACTTTAAAGCAATATTAACAGAGTCATTAAAGAAAATGTTTGGAGATACAGAAGTTAGATTTAGACCACACTTCTTCCCATTTACAGAGCCATCTGCAGAGGTAGATATTCAATGTGCTGTATGTAAAGGAAAAGGTTGTAGAATGTGTAAAGATAGTGGTTGGGTAGAAATAATGGGTTGTGGAATGGTAGACCCAGAGGTTCTAAAGGCTGTTGGATATGACCCAGATGAAGTAAGTGGATTTGCTTTTGGAATGGGAATAGAAAGAGTAGCTATGTTAAGACGTGGAATAAATGACTTAAGAGCTTTCTTTGAAAATGATGTAAGATTTTTAAAACAATTTAAGTAA
- the gyrA gene encoding DNA gyrase subunit A, translated as MSNINNRYIEDEMKESYLDYSMSVIVSRALPDVRDGMKPVHRRILFAMNELGMSFDKPYKKSARIVGEVLGKYHPHGDSAVYSTMVRMAQDFNYRYPLISGHGNFGSIDGDSAAAMRYTEARMAKISNELLEDIDKNTIDFRKNFDDSLDEPTVLPAKLPNLLLNGATGIAVGMATNIPPHNLGEVVDGTLALIDNPELTPLDLMEYIKGPDFPTGGIIDGDKGIKDAYMTGRGKVRVRGKIEIEELKNGKINIIIREIPYQLNKATLIEKIAELVKDKKIVGISDLRDESDRDGIRVVIELKKGEEPELILNKLYKYTDLQSTFGIIMLALVNNTPRVLNLKQIIEEYIKHRFEVITRRTQFNLDKAEKRAHILQGYRIALNNIDRIIELVRAATDGNQAREQLVEKYGFTDIQARAILDMKLQRLTGLERDKVEAEYQEIEKYISELREILANDSKIYEIMKTELQELKDKYDDDRRTVIEKERKEINPEDLIKDEEVILTFTNKGYVKRMELSKYKAQKRGGRGVASQNTVEDDFVENIESAMNLDTLMIFTNQGRVYNIKVYEIPETSKQSRGRLIGNIINLKTDEKIRAIIKTRDFSNENEVIFVTKDGTVKKTNLSEFKNINSSGLKAIKLKENDDIIYVGLIEDIVNEQLLIATQAGYSIRFSCEELRATGRDTMGVKGLTLREGDTVVSALLIKDIENSSILTITENGYGKRTKIDEYPLQSRIGKGVINLRCSAKTGSVVSVLSVSTDEELMAITSSGVVIRIAVDDIVLYGRATQGVIIMKVHGKDEKVVSITRVKSEENEDEQAENIASFSEEVTSDEIEISDEEIIEETVE; from the coding sequence ATGTCGAATATAAATAATAGATATATAGAAGATGAAATGAAAGAATCATACCTTGATTATTCAATGAGTGTTATAGTAAGTAGAGCTCTTCCAGATGTAAGAGATGGAATGAAACCTGTACATAGAAGAATACTATTTGCTATGAATGAACTTGGTATGAGTTTTGATAAGCCCTATAAAAAATCCGCAAGAATCGTAGGAGAAGTTCTAGGTAAATACCATCCACATGGAGATTCAGCTGTGTATAGTACAATGGTAAGAATGGCTCAAGACTTTAACTATAGATATCCTTTGATTTCTGGACATGGAAACTTTGGTTCTATAGATGGAGATTCAGCAGCGGCAATGAGATATACTGAAGCTAGAATGGCAAAGATAAGTAATGAGCTTCTAGAAGATATAGATAAAAATACAATAGATTTTAGAAAAAACTTTGATGACTCATTAGATGAACCAACAGTGTTACCAGCAAAATTACCAAATTTATTACTTAATGGAGCAACAGGAATAGCAGTAGGAATGGCTACAAATATACCACCTCACAATTTAGGAGAGGTAGTAGATGGAACACTTGCTCTTATAGATAATCCAGAGCTTACTCCTCTAGACTTAATGGAGTATATAAAAGGACCAGATTTTCCTACTGGTGGAATAATAGATGGAGATAAAGGTATAAAAGATGCCTATATGACAGGTAGAGGTAAAGTAAGAGTAAGAGGAAAAATTGAGATAGAAGAGTTGAAAAATGGTAAAATAAATATTATAATAAGAGAAATACCATATCAATTAAATAAAGCAACTTTGATAGAGAAAATAGCGGAATTAGTAAAGGATAAAAAGATAGTTGGAATTTCTGATTTAAGAGATGAGTCAGATAGAGATGGAATAAGAGTTGTAATAGAACTTAAAAAAGGTGAAGAACCAGAGCTTATTTTAAATAAACTTTATAAATATACAGATTTACAAAGTACATTTGGAATAATAATGCTTGCCCTTGTAAATAATACTCCAAGAGTATTAAACTTAAAGCAGATAATAGAGGAGTATATTAAACATAGATTTGAAGTAATTACAAGAAGAACTCAATTTAACTTAGATAAAGCTGAAAAAAGAGCTCACATTTTACAAGGATATAGAATAGCTTTAAATAATATAGATAGAATAATAGAATTAGTTAGAGCTGCTACAGATGGAAATCAAGCTAGAGAGCAATTAGTAGAAAAATATGGATTTACTGATATACAAGCTAGAGCTATACTAGATATGAAGCTACAAAGATTGACTGGACTTGAAAGAGATAAAGTAGAAGCAGAGTATCAAGAGATAGAAAAATATATATCAGAATTGAGGGAGATTCTAGCTAATGATTCAAAAATATATGAGATAATGAAAACTGAGCTTCAAGAGTTAAAAGATAAGTATGATGATGATAGAAGAACAGTTATTGAAAAAGAGAGAAAAGAGATAAATCCAGAGGATTTAATAAAAGATGAAGAGGTAATACTTACATTTACAAATAAAGGTTATGTAAAGAGAATGGAGCTAAGTAAATATAAGGCTCAAAAAAGAGGTGGAAGAGGAGTAGCTAGCCAAAATACAGTAGAAGATGACTTTGTAGAGAATATAGAGTCAGCTATGAACCTAGATACACTTATGATATTTACAAACCAAGGAAGAGTATATAATATAAAAGTATATGAGATTCCTGAGACTTCTAAACAGTCTAGAGGTAGATTGATAGGAAATATAATAAATCTTAAGACAGATGAAAAGATTAGAGCTATTATAAAAACTAGAGATTTCTCAAATGAGAACGAGGTTATATTTGTAACTAAAGATGGAACAGTTAAAAAGACTAACCTAAGTGAATTTAAAAATATTAATAGTTCAGGATTGAAAGCTATTAAGTTGAAAGAGAATGATGATATAATATATGTAGGACTTATAGAGGATATAGTAAATGAACAGTTATTGATAGCTACACAGGCAGGATATTCTATAAGATTTAGTTGTGAAGAGTTGAGAGCTACAGGTAGAGACACTATGGGAGTAAAAGGTCTTACATTGAGAGAAGGAGATACAGTTGTATCAGCTCTTCTTATAAAAGATATAGAAAATAGTAGTATTTTAACTATTACAGAAAATGGTTATGGTAAGAGAACAAAAATAGATGAATATCCACTACAATCTAGAATTGGTAAAGGAGTTATTAATTTAAGATGTAGTGCTAAGACAGGTTCAGTTGTATCAGTTTTATCTGTATCTACTGATGAAGAGTTAATGGCTATTACTTCTTCAGGAGTAGTTATTAGAATAGCTGTAGATGATATAGTGCTATACGGTAGAGCAACTCAAGGAGTTATTATTATGAAGGTTCATGGTAAAGATGAGAAAGTTGTTTCTATAACAAGAGTAAAATCAGAAGAAAATGAAGATGAACAGGCAGAGAATATAGCATCTTTTAGCGAGGAAGTAACTTCAGATGAGATAGAAATTTCAGACGAAGAAATAATAGAAGAAACAGTAGAATAG
- the pth gene encoding aminoacyl-tRNA hydrolase, which yields MKLIVGLGNPGNKYEKTRHNIGFEVINHLQKELSITNEKEKFQGLISEKNIDGEKVLFLKPQTFMNLSGNSIIEVINFYKLNPKTDLVVIYDDMDLPVGKLRVKEKGSSGGHNGIKSIISHLGDEFLRIKCGIGKPKDNTIDFVLGQFSKSEQEEVTMMIENASKCAIDIIQDIEIGKIMQKYNKK from the coding sequence ATGAAGTTGATAGTAGGGCTGGGAAATCCAGGAAATAAATATGAAAAAACAAGACATAATATAGGATTTGAAGTGATAAACCATCTTCAGAAAGAGCTTAGTATAACAAACGAAAAGGAAAAATTTCAAGGGCTTATTAGTGAGAAAAATATTGATGGAGAAAAAGTTCTTTTTCTAAAACCACAAACTTTTATGAATCTTAGTGGAAATTCAATAATAGAAGTAATAAATTTCTATAAATTAAATCCTAAAACTGATTTAGTTGTAATTTATGATGATATGGATCTTCCAGTTGGAAAATTAAGAGTAAAAGAGAAGGGAAGTTCTGGTGGACATAATGGAATAAAATCTATTATTTCTCACTTAGGAGATGAATTTTTACGTATAAAATGTGGAATAGGGAAACCAAAAGATAATACTATTGACTTTGTATTGGGACAGTTTAGTAAAAGTGAACAAGAAGAGGTTACAATGATGATAGAAAATGCAAGTAAATGCGCAATTGATATTATTCAAGATATTGAAATAGGAAAAATAATGCAGAAATATAACAAAAAGTAA
- a CDS encoding YfcE family phosphodiesterase has translation MKVLVISDSHQRLDTLIRIYEKEKPDVVICAGDHSKDGEELSFVCPNSKYYIVRGNCDIFDRKYDDEMVFELEGLKILLAHGHEYRVKYNYISIEERGKLLGCDIVIFGHTHIQYLFSKNGITLFNPGAVYGREYGILEIDGGKFQFYHKSI, from the coding sequence ATGAAAGTTTTGGTAATTTCAGATTCACATCAAAGATTAGACACACTTATAAGAATATATGAAAAAGAGAAACCAGATGTTGTTATCTGTGCTGGAGACCATAGCAAAGATGGAGAGGAGCTTTCCTTTGTATGTCCAAATTCTAAGTATTATATAGTACGTGGAAATTGTGATATATTTGATAGAAAATATGATGATGAGATGGTATTTGAGCTGGAGGGATTAAAAATCCTTCTGGCTCATGGTCATGAATACAGAGTAAAATATAATTATATCTCAATAGAGGAGAGAGGAAAATTATTAGGATGTGATATTGTTATATTTGGTCATACTCATATTCAATATCTGTTTTCAAAAAATGGAATTACACTATTTAATCCAGGAGCTGTATATGGGAGAGAATATGGTATATTGGAAATAGATGGAGGCAAATTCCAGTTTTATCATAAAAGTATATAA
- a CDS encoding L-serine ammonia-lyase gives MDTLKELFKIGNGPSSSHTMGPERAAKKFKAKNPNAARFEVELYGSLALTGKGHLTDWIIIETMKPIPTDILWKPEVVHRYHTNGMLFKAFDKDNNQIDEWLVFSVGGGTIMEHYQERKGAQAIYQLNSMDEIKKWCEDNQKELWEYVVECEGKEIFEFLKEIWEAMKEAVERGINTTGVLPGTLKYPRKASNFYRKARNNHSRGGFLGRIFAYTLAVSEENGGGGKVVTAPTCGACGVVPGLLYALREEYDLQEDEILKSLAIAGLIGNLIKENATISGAEGGCQAEVGSACSMAAAMACFLLGGSLAQIEYAAEMALEHHLGLTCDPVGGYVQVPCIERNAAAAARALDAAAYSLYTDGKHKVTFDQVVKTMGETGKDLKEEYKETSLGGLAKFTFNAEC, from the coding sequence ATGGATACATTAAAAGAATTATTTAAAATTGGAAATGGACCATCAAGCTCGCATACTATGGGACCAGAGAGGGCAGCAAAAAAATTTAAAGCTAAAAATCCAAATGCGGCAAGATTTGAAGTAGAACTATATGGTTCATTAGCTTTAACAGGAAAAGGACATTTGACAGATTGGATAATAATTGAAACTATGAAACCTATTCCAACAGATATATTATGGAAACCTGAGGTAGTTCATAGATATCATACTAATGGAATGTTATTTAAAGCTTTTGATAAAGATAATAATCAAATAGATGAGTGGTTGGTATTCTCTGTTGGTGGAGGAACAATAATGGAGCACTATCAAGAAAGAAAAGGGGCTCAAGCTATATATCAACTAAACTCTATGGATGAGATAAAAAAATGGTGTGAAGATAATCAAAAAGAGTTATGGGAATATGTTGTAGAGTGTGAAGGAAAAGAGATATTTGAATTTTTAAAAGAGATTTGGGAAGCTATGAAAGAGGCAGTAGAAAGAGGAATTAATACTACTGGAGTACTACCTGGAACACTTAAATATCCAAGAAAAGCTTCAAATTTCTATAGAAAGGCTAGAAATAATCATAGTAGAGGTGGATTTTTAGGAAGAATATTTGCTTATACTTTAGCTGTATCAGAGGAAAATGGAGGTGGAGGAAAGGTTGTAACTGCTCCAACATGTGGAGCTTGTGGAGTTGTACCTGGACTTTTATATGCTCTTAGAGAAGAGTATGACTTACAAGAGGATGAAATTTTAAAAAGCTTAGCAATAGCAGGACTTATAGGAAATCTTATAAAAGAGAACGCTACTATTTCTGGAGCAGAGGGTGGATGTCAAGCAGAGGTAGGTTCAGCTTGCTCAATGGCAGCAGCTATGGCATGTTTCTTACTTGGAGGTTCATTAGCTCAGATAGAGTATGCAGCAGAGATGGCATTAGAGCACCACTTAGGACTTACTTGTGACCCAGTAGGAGGTTATGTACAAGTACCTTGTATAGAAAGAAATGCAGCAGCTGCAGCAAGAGCTTTAGATGCAGCAGCATATAGTTTATATACAGATGGAAAACATAAAGTAACTTTTGACCAAGTTGTAAAAACTATGGGAGAAACAGGAAAGGATTTAAAAGAGGAATATAAAGAAACCTCATTAGGAGGACTTGCAAAATTTACATTTAATGCAGAGTGTTAA